From Nicotiana tabacum cultivar K326 chromosome 15, ASM71507v2, whole genome shotgun sequence, the proteins below share one genomic window:
- the LOC142169586 gene encoding uncharacterized protein LOC142169586, with product MVIQGNPGSCAIGFVLRNKEGDIIYACGKYIPEGTNTKAEAKAMVKALRYCVECNFVLIDLHTDSMILKKAVEGEWSVLWSVAREVEEIKELIARCKITLSHTLREGNKLADHLANRALEVGPSYCNCLVIWIFKEGGL from the exons ATGGTGATACA GGGCAACCCAGGGAGTTGTGCTATTGGATTTGTATTGAGGAATAAAGAGGGTGATATAATATATGCGTGTGGTAAATATATTCCAGAGGGAACTAATACTAAAGCAGAAGCTAAGGCCATGGTTAAGGCTCTCAGATATTGCGTTGAATGTAATTTCGTCCTAATTGATTTACACACAGACTCTATGATACTGAAGAAGGCAGTTGAAGGAGAATGGTCTGTTCTTTGGTCTGTGGCAAGAGAAGTGGAGGAGATTAAAGAGCTAATAGCAAGATGCAAGATTACACTATCCCATACTCTTAGAGAAGGCAATAAGCTGGCAGATCACCTTGCAAATCGTGCACTTGAGGTTGGCCCTAGTTACTGCAACTGCTTGGTGATTTGGATATTCAAGGAAGGAGGATTGTGA
- the LOC142169587 gene encoding uncharacterized protein LOC142169587 has protein sequence MARDMTVPWLVGGDFNVIWDEEEKFGGLPVSLNEVDDFRHCANTCNLVDLGFKGSIFTWWNGKAEEVYIFKRLDRCLANIEFQQTFPGLEVTHLSKIGSDHSPLLLKY, from the coding sequence ATGGCTAGAGATATGACTGTTCCATGGCTTGTTGGTGGAGATTTTAATGTAATATGGGATGAGGAAGAAAAGTTTGGGGGACTGCCAGTATCATTGAATGAGGTAGATGATTTTAGGCATTGCGCCAATACTTGCAACTTGGTTGATCTTGGCTTCAAAGGGAGTATTTTCACTTGGTGGAATGGAAAGGCAGAAGAAGTCTATATTTTCAAAAGGCTTGATCGATGTCTGGCTAATATTGAATTTCAACAAACTTTCCCAGGTTTGGAAGTTACTCATTTGTCCAAAATTGGTTCAGATCACAGTCCTTTGTTATTGAAATATTGA